From Phenylobacterium montanum, the proteins below share one genomic window:
- a CDS encoding LOG family protein — protein MSDLEHRIGSVCVYCGSSDAASPAYLAAASAFGKHLAAEKIRLVYGGGGVGLMGACARAAHGAGGRVLGIMPDFLRKREALLDEIDTVVVSSMHERKMMMFEAADAFAVFPGGIGTLEEVIELLSWRRLELHRKPIVFYDPDGFWEPLFVLLRQFVDQNLAPKAFLDVWRAVPSIDAVLPAMRELGLDESPPLPSLMPRVS, from the coding sequence ATGTCCGATCTCGAGCACAGGATCGGCTCGGTCTGTGTCTATTGCGGCTCCTCGGACGCGGCGTCGCCAGCCTACCTGGCCGCCGCATCGGCGTTCGGAAAGCACCTGGCCGCCGAGAAGATCCGCCTGGTCTATGGCGGCGGCGGCGTCGGGCTGATGGGCGCCTGCGCCCGGGCGGCCCACGGCGCCGGCGGCCGCGTGCTCGGCATCATGCCCGATTTCCTGCGCAAGCGGGAAGCCCTGCTGGACGAGATCGACACCGTCGTGGTCAGTTCGATGCACGAGCGCAAGATGATGATGTTCGAGGCCGCTGACGCCTTCGCCGTGTTCCCAGGCGGCATCGGCACCCTGGAAGAGGTCATAGAGCTCTTGTCCTGGCGGCGGCTGGAGTTGCACCGCAAGCCGATCGTGTTCTACGACCCTGACGGCTTCTGGGAGCCCCTGTTCGTGCTCCTGCGTCAGTTCGTCGACCAGAACCTGGCGCCCAAGGCTTTCCTCGACGTCTGGCGCGCCGTTCCGAGCATTGATGCGGTCCTGCCGGCAATGCGCGAGCTAGGGCTCGATGAGAGCCCGCCCTTGCCCAGCCTGATGCCGAGGGTCAGCTGA
- the dksA gene encoding RNA polymerase-binding protein DksA, which yields MKATAVLETQSEYRPSEDEEFMNERQLEYFKQKLLDWKEEILRESRETLSHLQTETENHPDLADRASSETDRALELRTRDRQRKLISKIDEALRRIEDGSYGYCEETGEPITLARLDARPIATLSLEAQERHERRERVHRDE from the coding sequence ATGAAGGCGACCGCGGTGTTGGAAACGCAAAGTGAGTATCGTCCTTCCGAGGACGAGGAGTTCATGAACGAGCGGCAGCTCGAATACTTCAAGCAAAAGCTGCTGGACTGGAAGGAAGAAATTCTTCGCGAATCTCGCGAAACTCTCTCTCATCTTCAAACTGAAACCGAAAATCACCCGGACTTGGCTGATCGTGCTTCGTCTGAGACCGATCGTGCTCTGGAATTGCGTACTCGTGATCGGCAGCGCAAGCTGATCTCCAAGATCGACGAGGCGCTAAGGCGGATCGAGGACGGCTCCTACGGCTATTGCGAGGAGACCGGGGAGCCGATCACCCTCGCAAGGCTGGACGCGCGTCCGATAGCCACCCTGAGCCTCGAGGCCCAGGAGCGGCACGAGCGACGTGAGCGGGTCCACCGGGACGAATAG
- the fliX gene encoding flagellar assembly regulator FliX: MKVNGPSSLGSTAAARVGSRPAAGGFSVPSEPGGVAEVAHAAPTSGLTAVSSLDALLALQEVAGPLERRRRAVRRAGRILDVLDEIKIALLDGDVTPASLDRLVLAVRQEKSSVEDEALAGVLNEIEARAAVEIAKLEVARGAA, encoded by the coding sequence ATGAAGGTCAATGGTCCCTCCAGCCTCGGCTCGACCGCCGCCGCCCGCGTGGGCTCGCGGCCGGCCGCCGGCGGGTTTTCGGTGCCCAGCGAGCCCGGCGGCGTCGCCGAGGTTGCGCACGCGGCGCCGACGAGCGGCCTGACCGCCGTCAGTTCGCTCGATGCGCTTCTGGCCTTGCAAGAGGTCGCCGGGCCGCTGGAGCGCCGGCGCCGGGCCGTGCGCCGGGCCGGCCGCATTCTCGATGTGCTGGACGAAATCAAGATCGCCCTATTGGACGGGGACGTGACCCCGGCCTCGCTCGACCGCCTGGTCCTGGCCGTGCGCCAGGAGAAGTCGAGTGTCGAGGACGAGGCCCTGGCGGGCGTGCTCAACGAGATCGAGGCCAGGGCGGCGGTGGAGATCGCCAAGCTGGAAGTGGCGAGGGGCGCCGCATGA